CGGCATCGAAAGTCCATGACTTTTCTGGCAGAAGGCCGGGATTGCCGAGATTTCTTCCCGGGGCAAGCCAGGGTAGTGCCGTGCTTACGAACCGTTCGGTAAAATCAGGGTTTCGGATTGATTTTCCTGCTGAGGCGTGCAGGTACCATTGTCCGGGTTTCCACGAAACAGACATCTGGGGTATTACCTGTAAACCGGCCGTTTCATGGAGTTCTCCCCGCAAACCTGATACAAGAACTATTCTTTCAAATGGTTTGTATGCTATGTTTCCGAAGAAACCTGCCTGTGTTTCGGAATGATTCCCTCTGTCGGTACTTCGGATTGTCCGCAGGTGACCCTGAAATCCGTATGTCAGGGTGATTTCTTTCCACCGGCGCGTCTGGAAAACCTGCATGGTTCCCGCATGGGTTGTATGGAGGTTGTGAGGGGAGAGGCTGTTGAAAAGAAAATCGTCATGGTTTTCCCTGAGGGAGAATGTAAGCCGGGTTTGTGACCGCACTCCGTTGTGGAGCAACTGGGTTTGCACCCAGTATCCTTTCTGTGTTTCACGGGCTGTATCAGAAGAGCTTATTGTGTAGAAGTTTCGGGCGTCAAATTCTTTTGAAAAACCTGCAATCCGAAATGAAATTTTGGTGTTGTCCCTGATCTGCCTGGATGCGGATACTGTGGCCTGGCGAACGCTGTAATCGGAATTCCGGCCTGTGCCGATGGGCATCGAAGGGCATTGGTTCAGGGTAAATCCGCCCCTTATAAAAAAGCGCTCCGTTGCCGTTTGAATTCCGACAGAAGACACCAGGTTTCTGCGGTTGCCATATGCCAACTCCCCTGAACTGTTCAATCCCTTCTCATGGTTCCCTGCTGAAAATGCTCTGGTAATAATATTAACCACTCCCCCCACAGCATCACTTCCGTAAACAATCGATGCCGGTCCTCTTACTACTTCAATCCGTTCAATTTCTTCACGGCTTACCGGTAGATCGTTATTAAAATGACCTGTGAGAGGATCATTTATTCGCATCCCATCCACCAGAACAAGCACCTGGTTAAATGTGGAGCCCCGGATGGAAAGATCGGTCTGCACACCTCCCATTCCCCTCATATTGGCTTCCATGCCGGGTATGTATCGGAAAAGTTCATCCACTGAGCTGACAGGTATTGCCAGTAGTGTTTTT
This genomic window from Bacteroidales bacterium contains:
- a CDS encoding TonB-dependent receptor; this translates as MKKFFHRLFLFWVLKNIPLIVSAQETPHFTVDSVVIVSLHTPLALRETGRSISVIRGKTLLAIPVSSVDELFRYIPGMEANMRGMGGVQTDLSIRGSTFNQVLVLVDGMRINDPLTGHFNNDLPVSREEIERIEVVRGPASIVYGSDAVGGVVNIITRAFSAGNHEKGLNSSGELAYGNRRNLVSSVGIQTATERFFIRGGFTLNQCPSMPIGTGRNSDYSVRQATVSASRQIRDNTKISFRIAGFSKEFDARNFYTISSSDTARETQKGYWVQTQLLHNGVRSQTRLTFSLRENHDDFLFNSLSPHNLHTTHAGTMQVFQTRRWKEITLTYGFQGHLRTIRSTDRGNHSETQAGFFGNIAYKPFERIVLVSGLRGELHETAGLQVIPQMSVSWKPGQWYLHASAGKSIRNPDFTERFVSTALPWLAPGRNLGNPGLLPEKSWTFDAGADRKLSDLVTAGITLFSRNSRNLIDYILTNSRDIPENSHLVADTNYFYAGNVRHLTTQGLEGYLTGEIPAGSWTLQATAGLMLLKSTNKENIITKYIAAHAKQLISGNFAVVRGPFTLSVSSIYKVRNNPEYARSINASLPESYVVFNSSLEWNLFSNRVSFRFITHNLTDVRYADILGAGMPRRWFSAGIRWNSAGF